TCAGGGTGATTTATATCACCTGTCTCACTCTCCCAAgtggtgagattaaaggtgtgcatcttGACAAACATTTCTTGAGTTTGTCTTctggtctgcacacacacaacacaaacatgcttggtgcatgtgtgcattcatgtgtgcatgtacacacacatacacataaagggTATTGCACTATGCAGCCTAAAAACAGAGATTTTTAAATACCCTTATTACagagaaatgataaatgtttaagGTGCTGGATATGTTAACCTAAGTTGATGTTACCAGTACCTACATGGATTCAGACATCATGCTAAACctcatgaatatatatacacatagtatACTTCAATTGAAAAGTgagttttaaaacaatttatgaGATGTAAAGGGACAGAACTGTGTTAGGCAGAGTATTCAAGGTCCCTGGTAGCTATGGGTAGAAATTTGACACCAGGATTTGCCTGGCACCTGGGGAAGATCATCTGTCACTTGACTAGAGAGGAAGTATTTGCTTAGTTTAGGGTTACAGTTTCAATCCTTAGGACATGTGACTTTTGACACCAATCTCCTGGCCATTTTTCTGTGtgcctttaaattaaaaaaagaaaactatttatttatttttgtatcctAAAGGgtttgaaaaaaatatcagaaagatACAGAAAGGTGTTATTTACTTAGACTTCTATCAGCCACAAAGCCGGGGAGAAATTTTTCCATGGAAAAAGATGGTTAGCTTTCTGGCTGTTAACTCAGCAAGGCAGGATTTCTAACGTCAGGTTTCAACACatcagaatttaaaattattatgctGGTCTTTGTGGTTTCAAGTATCGGGTGACTATTTTTGCCTGGTTTCTCCCCAAGAGTCGTAAATTAACCTCCATTTACCAGTTGGGgtactttgttgttttttattgttgttgttNNNNNNNNNNNNNNNNNNNNNNNNNNNNNNNNNNNNNNNNNNNNNNNNNNNNNNNNNNNNNNNNNNNNNNNNNNNNNNNNNNNNNNNNNNNNNNNNNNNNGTACAGGTCTTGTATGTTGACTTGCATGTAGGTCTTTCCAGGTCATACGTTTCCCCTGCTGACGTCTTTGCCCTAGATTTTCCCCAGGTAGCAAAGTTTTTCCATCACCCATCACCTTCCCTGACCATCTGCCGATGTTGCAAGCCCAAGCCCAAAGATCACCTGTTACAGCCAGCATGCATGGCACACCCTGTTCCGGACTTAATTAGAAGCATCCTGTTTTCGTATCAGTATTGAAACAACCATCCATGTACAAAAGTTGTGACTGAATGTCCAAAGTTAGTGGTTTTACATGCTGGGAAGGGGAGAGTGTGTTTTGGTATTCCAGGACCAGCTTACAAGGCTAGTTCTTGTACTCAGCTGCTATTGGCCAGGATGAAAATGCTTTGTGGTTCTAGTACCTTCTGTCTGGCATAGGTGCAATTCATTCCACATCACTGTGAAAATTAGTGAGAAAATGTAAGGACCTGGATGCATGGGAGCTCAGAAACTAATGGCTAATGATTCCATTGATTGACCACAGGGGGAGTTTTTCTTGTGGGCATTGGATAGTCACAATCACGACTGAAAACTGTACTTTTTGTATTGCTCAGCCTCGAGGAGGGGTAGAGAAGGGCCCCGCGACATTGAGGAGCGCTGGTCTGGTGGAGAAACTTAAAGAGAAAGGTAATTTTAAAGTTGAAAGATAATCAGGTAATGTCGCCATCactctgaaggaaggaaggaaggacaggctTCTAAAAGGCTAGAGGGTGCTTCCACAGTGATACTTACACCACTGAACcgagggctatttatttatttattgttttaatcacGAGAACCATGTCCTACAAAAGAAGCAGGGCCTGGGAAGGATGCCCAGTAGACATTGCTGGTAGAATATTCTCATTTTCCTTACGTAGTTTGCTTTTTCTCGCTAAACTATCATACAAAAGAATGTATGATACAAGAGGTTTGGGTGGATGACAGGGGAGTTGGGggcaattgaaaataaaaaataaaagctgaaagaaacacacattacTATTGCAAGAGGATCCCTACctcatgaaaatgaaacaaaacagcaataataacagCAAGAAGAACAGCATCTAGTGCGCACGTGTGCGGGCATACACGTGGccaagtgctggggaggtggagcaaTTGGAGTCTGTATGTATTTCCAGTGAGAAGTTAAAAGATGCAATCAATTTAGAAAGCAGTCTGGCTCTTCTGTCAACACACAAGACCTGTACTGCATGAGTGACAGCAGCATAATGATACACACGTGAAAGATAAAGAACCCCGACTGGTTAATGGGTAAAATAAAGTGTGTATAGGTGATGAGACAGTACTGAGCAACGAAAAGGATCAAACAGAACACAGACAAGGCCATTGATGGGTCTCCGCGACAGCATGTTAAGTGAGAGAGCTTGGACACAAACGACCATGTGACTCGGTTGGTATAAGGTCCTAGGAAGGCAGAAACATAGCTAATGAAAGCAATTGATAATTATTGTGGTTGGGGCAGGCACTGCCTACAGAGGAACAGAATGGTTAACATGGTAGTGGCTACAAGATTGTAGGGATTTTCCAAACTTGACGGCCTTCACATTTAGGATGACTGAGTGTTAATGCTGGAAACTGAGGATGTGAACGGAGCGAGGGCATGAGGGAgtatgggaggaggaaggaagaagatagggaggaaaaaagggagggagggggagaggccaCTCAGCTGGAGAATGAAAAGCCCAAGTATGCTGCCTTCTCCTTGGCAGGTGAGATGGGGGAAGTAGCTGGAGGTTTCTGTGGGTGACGGCCTGAGTAGAAAACCAGGATCCTTGAAGCAGGGTCAGAAACTTAGAAAGCGCTACTCTATTTCACTACTACATGTTAACTACTTCTGAGGTATTTCATTTGGGACATATAAAACACTTTCTTAAAACTAAACATGCTtatcacagaaagagagaaagcatttaacacacgtgtatgcacacatgcaggtagTGGGAGCGGGTGGGGCACGGAACAGGATACTGTTCCCTATTGGATCAAGACCACCAAGTTATTGTCGTCATTTTTTGGCATCCAGTCTCCATGGATTGACTCGGGAAATAGGGAGAACCTGGTATGCGCGAGCATCTTTGGTGACTGGAGAGCCGATTTGCTGTCTGTTTCCATTTAGTAACGTCAAACTTTTCATTGCAGAGTATGATGTGAAAGACTATGGGGACCTGGCCTTTGGCGATGTCCCTAGTGACAGCTCCTTTCAAATTGTGAAGAACCCAAGATCTGTGGGGAAAGCCAATGAACAGCTGGCCGGTGTGGTGGCAGAGGCCCAGAAGAATGGAAGAGTCAGTGTGGTGTTGGGTGGAGACCACAGGTCTTGTGAACTGGTTATATTCCTGGGGTTGGGCACAAATGCCATAAGGGGACCTAAGAATGAAAAAGCAGACAAGAAAACACTGAAGgatattttgtacttttttgcCTTTAGGGACCATTGTACAGTCTAATTTATGATGGAAACATAGGTTGAGCTCTATTTGAAGTCTTAAAATATCTTTACCTATTACAACAGGAAATATGCCAACTGCGTATTTCAGCATACATTAAATTTTATAGTGATTAGCCACTGGGGGAAGTCACAGTCTATTCAACTTGATTACTGATGACAGAATTCATTTAGGTGAACTTAGAAATACACGTTTCCATTATAAAAGCACTATAAAAGTtgtgaaagaacacacacacacaaatacatgacCAGTTGGcaattatttttctgtcatttctcatgtTCTGTTCTAAATCAACAGTCTAGGTTTCCTTATATTTCTATTTAGCATGCACACAAAAGTATCGCTTTGGCTGAGTAATTTTTCATCATGGAATGACACTCTTctgggtgtacacacacactcatacacacatgcacgcatgaactcacacacacacttttatacgTATCCATATTGCCAAAtatttagttttacattttcacCAAAGCGAAGACAGCCAGTTTACTGTTTTCACTCCGGGATGGCGTCCTGGGGAGGCCCTGTGAGTTGAAGAGTGCGGACAGCCGGGCTGCTCTTGTAGCCAGAGACCTGCTTCCTTTCATGCCCAGCTCCTCGGCGGCTCCTGGGAGCATGGCTGCTCTGGCACGGCTGCAGTTTAGACCGgatttgcttttttcctttctttcctaagtgGAAACATTGAAAGTGGAAATGGTAAGGCTACAGATGGCCCAAAGGCGTGAGAGGTAGAATAACAGCAGACATCACGCCAAATGCATACACAATACCTGGACATGAAGGCACGGACGTTTCTACTTGGAGAACCCTGACGTTCATGGCTCTGAGTCGTATTTACACGTTTACAAGTGTGATGACGTGGGCGTCCTACATCTGGCCTATTGTTAACTTCTGTGCAAGATACCACTTAGCTCCCCCATTCTGGCTTaatgtggagtcaggaggatttTGGGACAGGCTTTTAAGTCTCCAGACCTGATGAGAATGGGGCCTTGCAAGGAGAGAGTAGGGGGCTAACGTGAAGCTGAGCACtgactggacagacagacactggttgTAGGGGACGAAGGCACACCCTAGTGATTCTCCCTGATTATAAAGTGCTGatttttgaggagaaaaatgaaagaatgttcTATAATTGAACTCAGAGAATCAAGTACTTAACAAGAGAGAGGAGAGTCCAGAAAAGGAGCTAGTTCGACCCTAAGAACTAAAGAGCGTACATCATATCTTTCTTAGTGATGTCATCAAGGTAAACTAACTGGTGATAGCTCCCCCTTCTCTATTGTTATAGTGGTTTAACTAGCACCCTTAAGGTCTATGCACAAGCTAAATGGGCTGAAAGGCTATCAAATAGGCACAATATGATATATGTGATGATATTGTAAACCTGATGTTCACACAAactctcccccactccctgcccACAGTATGGCAATTGGAAGCATCTCTGGCCATGCCAGGGTCCATCCTGACTTATGTGTCATTTGGGTGGATGCTCACACCGATATCAACACTCCACTGACGACGGGCACTGGGAATTTGCATGGACAACCTGTGTCTTTTCTCCTGAAGGAACTGAAAGGAAAGGTAAGAGGCTCCTTAGCTGATATGAAAGAACTCTGTAGTAGTTCAGGAGAAATCCTTGCTATAACCTCAAGCTATCTTCTCTGTAGCAAATAAGCAAAAGGTGAGTTGTAAAGGCAGTAAGGCTTCTACTGGACAGTTTGTAAACTAACTCCACCCGGAGCTGTCCCTCTGTATCCATGAGCGATTGGTTCCATGTCCTCACAGATACCAAAACTATGGGTGCTCAAGTCTCTCAAACAGTACGACACATATTGCATATAACCTATGTGCATCCTCCTACATACTTTAGGTTAATACCAGATGCAGTATAAATACTACAAAGAAGCTTCAACTGTATTGTCTGGGGAGAGCCTGTATAGGTTCAATGTGGACCAATAAGACCTAGTACTGGCTTAACTATATCCTCAACCTGTGACTGCTGGAAATAGGGAGGGATGCAGAGGGTTGACTGCtttctctttggattttttttttgggggggggagtggtggGAAGGTGGGGTattccgagacaggatttctctgtgtaacaatcacggctgtcccagaactaactttgtagatgaggctggccttgatctcagagatttacctgcctctgcctctccagtactgggattaaaggagtatgccaccacacctggtctttCGGGATTCTTAAACTACCCTTTCGAGTAGACGGACAGACTAACCCTTTCTAAACAGATTTGGAAGGCAAACAACTTTTCCAGAAACAGGCTGAGTTATTATGATGCAAGGGCAAGCAGGTCTCCTGTCTCCCACATCTTCTAACTACATGTCacaggcttttcctttttttaccaAGTGCACTCTTCACATCAGACCCTAGTCAAAAGAGCCCCGTGCAGATATTGCAAGAGTCTTGCTAGCTgtttgaggctggcctagaactttccACCTGTCTTTCGGGTGCCAAGACAGGagtgccaccctgcctggctttcaATGGCTTCAGATCTCTACTCTGAGAAGCACTTACCTGAACCACACGAGGAAGAACCCATCCCTATTCCAGAGAAACTTCTTTAGAATACTGGATTAAGCCCTTTTGAGAAAGGGAAGTGAAGATGGAAGCCATTAAAGAAGTAAAAGCACACATTTCTTGGTATCAGAGTCCTGGGAAAGATTCTGAGCATTGCAGAAATGGGGCATGGAGCATGAAACTACTGACAAGAGCCCAGGGTAGGTTGGGCCTCAGGGCAAAGCTGTTGTGGTCAAAGCAATCAAGAGCTCACAAGGGGAGACAAGTATCCCTTCCTAAtctcatattatttaaaaatcgCTTCTAAACTTACACTCTAAATGTCAGGTATGTGCAGTCAAGGGTGATCAATATAAAATGCAGATCTGCTCAAGAGAAACACGCTGATCTAAATGGAAATGCTGTTGTTTCTAGTTTCCAGATATACCAGGATTCTCCTGGGTGACTCCCTGCATATCTGCCAAGGATATTGTGTACATCGGCTTGCGAGACGTAGACCCTGGGGAGCAGTAAGTTTAGTCCATGTTCTTTTATATGCTAAGTACACTTTACTGGTTAAATCTTAAGAGGAGGTTCTTTTAAGTTGCcattatgtatacatgcatgtatacaattgtacatgtatttatattcACTTAGATACAGGCATTATTCAGGAAGTTTATAATGATTTACTCTTAAAATACaactatgtgtatatataacacaGTTCACAGGAGTTATTTTATGTAtcttatgtaaatatgtaatacTTATGTAAATTctaaatattatgtaaatatgtaatatgtaaatgaaataaatattttatatattttatgtaaatctgCCATagggaatataaaaaaaatcatattaagtGTAAATTAACTTAAATCTGTTCTTTTATAGCTATATTATAAAAACTCTAGGAATTAAATACTTCTCAATGTCTGAAGTGGATAGACTGGGAATTGGCAAGGTGATGGAAGAGACATTCAGCTATCTACTAGGAAGGTACGATgctcttgtgtgcatgtgtgtaaccAATGCTTGCTACTGACAATTCTTATCAATATAGTTGTTAATAAAGGTTAGGTAAAACCACGGGATTTCCATGGGTTATTTTATAAAGTAGAAGACCCATATTTGATTATTAATTCCACAACTGCCACTCTAACAGAAAGCCTTTcctatttcttaaaagaaagaaaaggcccaTTCATCTGAGTTTTGATGTTGATGGACTGGACCCAGCATTCACAGCGGCTACTGGCACACCTGTTTTGGGAGGCCTATCCTACAGAGAAGGTCTCTACATCACAGAAGAAATTTACAAGACAGGTAGGTAAAAAAAAGGCAATGAAGGAACAGCTGCACCCTTGGCCAGTGTGTTAGTGGGCCTCTCTGACCTAACCCAAGCCCTTTGGTACTTAAAGGATGCCCACCATGTGATGTGATACATGTTTTCCATTGGTTCCCCTCTTCTCCATGAGATACACTGTAGAATCAGTtgtcacagatttttaaaatgtcagttacTCTTATCAACGATATCattgccattttttttgttgtagGGCTACTCTCAGGACTAGATATAATGGAAGTAAACCCAGCTCTGGGGAAGACACCGGAAGAGGTGACTCGGACAGTGAACACGGCAGTAGCATTGACCTTGTCTTGCTTTGGGACTGCTCGGGAGGGTAGTCATAAGCCAGGGATCGACTACCTGAACCCACCTAAGTAAATGTGGATGAGACACATGAAAAAAGCTGACTCGTGAGAGCAAACTGAACAGACCTAAGCAACAGTTCTCTCAAGAGTTCATTCTTGCACGTTATTTTCCCCCCAGTATTTCACAAGTTCCTTTATGGTAGGAAACTCAGGGTGTGGACATTTGAACAGCTATGAAATTAGAACATGTGTATTCCTAATTTAAGCAGAAGTTATCCTTAAAAAGCAGTATAAATtaatttccaattaaaaatgcTCCAGCATTTAAAATGCACATCAGTGGAAGTGCTGGCTCACTAGACTGGGCCATCAGGTAGTTGGAGACAAAGGTGTCCAAAGGGAGGCATTGTTCAAAAGATGTGAATTTTATAATAAACTCATGACAAAATCCTGTTGTCTACCTCTTTACAAACATGCAACATACTTATCCAAGTACATACCAAAACACATGTGTGCGTACCATATCCCCCCACGCACCCTTCTTAAAATCACTGTGACGATTCCTACAAGGCATAGAAATAATCATCCCTAAAACAATGTAAGACTTTGAAGCCATTAAAAGTTGGTTTCTGTCTTACCTGCAAAATAGGTAATCACAGGCTTCGACAATCTCCAAGTTCATTGATATCAGGTGACCCTTTCTTTTTCTAGGCAAACAACATATTTTAAGCTTGATTGTTGTACAGGTATTGGCAAAGAAGGGACTCAAAAACATCTGTGCAGCAACCAGAGAAAtcactagtttttgtttttccaaaggtaTTAACACAATAGGAGTCCAGATAATGTCCCgtaggctttgagatctcatcaCTGCATCTGCAGCACCCCTGGTTAGCTAACACTCTTAAGGTTTTAAAAACTCACCTCGGTTCTGAAGTAAgctgaggaaagaggaaatacaaaaaaataaggtgTCATTTGTCAGAACAAGTGCGTCACGTTTTCCCTCACCTAAACTTACGCAGCAATGCAGGGAACTCTGGAATGACTGAGATGAagggatttttattgctgttttagcAGATGCATATGAGCGAGGCTTGTCCACCTGAGTTTTCCCGAGTACGCCTACAGACTAAGCCTGATTACCACCTGTATGGCCTCTGAAGTAAAGTTTATTGAATGAATTTAGGCAGTTACAGGGTACCTTTAGAGTACTGTACAATATAGTAGTCACATgcagctatttacattaaagcTTCAGAAAaatttgagctgggcagtggtggcgcacgcctttaaacctggcactcagaaggcagaggcagatggatctctgtgagttcgaggccagcatggtctacaagagctagtgccaggacaggttccatagctacagagaaactctgtctcaaaaaaccaaaacaacaacaacaaaaccacttaagaaaaatttaaaatttagttcCAAAATTTCAATGTTTACCAGCCCATGCAGATGTTAACACTGCCACACAGCAGAGGCAGTGCTCCCATCACTGCAATCCAGCTGGGCTGAGCCACAGTTACTCATTGAAAACAAATGCCCAAACCCTTATTTTAAGATACAATAATGCAGAAATTTTCTTCCCCTAATTATAAACCCGAAGTTTCTGGGTTCTATCAATGTCCCTAATGAACAACTTTAAAACTCTATTCAGAGAAAAAgtcatatttctgttttttaagctCAATAAAGAAATTCGAATTTTTAACAAATTTACTAGCATAAATATGACCTTGAGAAAGTGGTTAAGACTGCATTTCATTCTTCTGTTCAATAtcaaatgtatataataatataatataactgCCAGGGTCAAATGTTGTCATCCTAGGATCTCAAAGCAGTGATCTAGTCCCTGAGGTACAGAGAATGTAACTGAGACTCTGTTAAGAATAACATCTGGAATCATTCCTACTATAAAAGTTCTGGAGAAGAGTAAGAATATTTATCAGCCTAGAAACATTAATGATGCACTGTATGTTTTCAGATAGTCATGCACGGCAGATAAAGATTTAGTGATTGCAA
The genomic region above belongs to Microtus ochrogaster isolate Prairie Vole_2 linkage group LG4, MicOch1.0, whole genome shotgun sequence and contains:
- the Arg1 gene encoding arginase-1 encodes the protein MSSKPKPIGIIGAPFSKGQPRGGVEKGPATLRSAGLVEKLKEKEYDVKDYGDLAFGDVPSDSSFQIVKNPRSVGKANEQLAGVVAEAQKNGRVSVVLGGDHSMAIGSISGHARVHPDLCVIWVDAHTDINTPLTTGTGNLHGQPVSFLLKELKGKFPDIPGFSWVTPCISAKDIVYIGLRDVDPGEHYIIKTLGIKYFSMSEVDRLGIGKVMEETFSYLLGRKKRPIHLSFDVDGLDPAFTAATGTPVLGGLSYREGLYITEEIYKTGLLSGLDIMEVNPALGKTPEEVTRTVNTAVALTLSCFGTAREGSHKPGIDYLNPPK